A single region of the Saprospiraceae bacterium genome encodes:
- a CDS encoding M14 family metallopeptidase has translation MTKFNTILAQYGIQVVVGQKTRGYIQVPGTSVSMPITVISGTQPGQEILITGGVHGGEYPCIETAIRLAKALQPTEVRGTVVVIHPVNPAAFLARLQYYGPFDGKNLNRVFPGKALGTVSERIAFVVHQLQQAADFYLDLHGGDIHEALVPFAIYSHLGEPAVVEQSKQAAVALGFPYVVGSYSDNGSVGAAAKAGTPGFLAELGQCGRWSESEVETYIDAVKNVLYTFEVLEGTVNPNSDVQFMEKMSVLTAEDEGCWYAFQQLEDSVKKGDKIGEIRDFFGQTLSEYFADSDGILIYVVTSLAIMKGDPLAAIGVLG, from the coding sequence ATGACTAAATTCAATACTATCCTCGCTCAATATGGCATTCAAGTGGTAGTTGGCCAAAAGACAAGGGGCTACATCCAAGTACCCGGCACCTCGGTCAGTATGCCGATAACGGTTATCTCCGGCACGCAACCCGGCCAGGAAATCCTGATCACCGGCGGCGTTCACGGTGGCGAATACCCTTGCATTGAAACGGCGATCCGGCTAGCGAAAGCCCTTCAGCCGACGGAGGTTCGCGGAACGGTTGTGGTCATTCATCCGGTTAATCCAGCTGCCTTTTTGGCAAGATTACAATACTACGGTCCTTTTGATGGCAAAAACCTCAACCGCGTGTTTCCGGGCAAAGCCCTAGGGACGGTGAGTGAGCGCATCGCTTTTGTCGTCCACCAATTGCAGCAAGCGGCCGATTTTTACCTGGATTTGCATGGCGGCGATATCCATGAGGCGCTGGTTCCTTTCGCCATTTATTCGCACCTGGGCGAACCTGCGGTCGTCGAGCAATCGAAACAAGCAGCAGTTGCCCTCGGTTTTCCATATGTGGTCGGCTCTTATTCAGACAATGGTTCGGTGGGAGCGGCAGCCAAGGCCGGCACGCCAGGCTTCCTGGCGGAACTGGGGCAGTGTGGCCGCTGGAGCGAATCGGAGGTGGAGACCTACATTGATGCAGTGAAAAACGTGCTTTATACTTTTGAGGTGTTGGAAGGGACCGTAAACCCCAACTCCGATGTCCAATTTATGGAAAAAATGTCGGTACTAACTGCCGAGGATGAGGGCTGTTGGTATGCTTTTCAGCAATTAGAAGATAGCGTTAAAAAAGGAGACAAGATTGGCGAGATTCGCGACTTTTTTGGCCAAACGCTCAGCGAATACTTCGCGGATTCAGATGGCATTTTGATTTACGTCGTCACCTCCCTGGCGATAATGAAAGGTGATCCGCTGGCGGCGATTGGGGTGTTGGGTTAA
- a CDS encoding prolyl oligopeptidase family serine peptidase, giving the protein MKIRFTLLLVCFSTLLFGQNPNKKTMTPEVFDEWYAIDQSAISNNGDWVVYALSKEEGDGSLHVYHTRSGKTIAFPRGEGGTFSEDNQYLIFKIKPVLDTLKAEKRRKVKTPDLSKDSLGIYHLATGKLDKFANVKSFQLPDKWSGFVAYQLEAAKPAKGSKNKKESNANGTALVIQNLAAGKADTIAFVKDYQFAKVGKRLLLNTSGNDSTLLAGIYIYDCTPMALRPLFRQKGDYPQLSFDEKGQQVAFVADLDTTKNQIRPYELYYWKEGPDTARLVASSSSAFLPANWLLSKNAQPLFSKDGSKLYFGIAPPPLLPDTTLLPEEKPVVEVWTYTDPLLYTEQKVQLNREKRRSYLSVWHIASNKMVALGDTETPEVSMGDEGNANVGLSYNEVPYLQRTSWEDGPGYRDIYRINVANGTKTLLKKEVKGSARLSPAAQYAYWYDAVDTAWYAIHQMDKTAIPITNNKTVAFFDELDDHPMLPSPHGVLGWLANDEAILIYDQYDIWKIDPKGKAAPQKLTDGRSKKIRYRYLQLDREERFILPDATLMLLHFNETTKEQGYSTLSLKTGKLNSLFTEKTSLSRRPLKAKDSNDLVFTKEDFQTFPDLLHTNLDFKTVKRVSHANPQQADYAWGTMEMVEWTSLDGQKLQGLLVKPENFDPTKKYPLLVNFYERSSDGLYQHRAPYPHRSTINYSYYANRGYVIFNPDIPYRIGYPGESAYNAVIPGVTYLINQGFIDEARIGVQGHSWGGYQIAYLITKSNIFKCAEAGAPVVNMISAYGGIRWGTGVSRMFQYEQSQSRIGGTLWEYPIRYIENSPIYFADKIQTPVLIMHNDNDSAVPWYQGIEFFVAMRRLGKPAWLLNYNGEPHWPVKRPNRLDFNLRMQQFFDHYLMDQPKPVWMENGVPAIKKGIEEGTELLGEKE; this is encoded by the coding sequence ATGAAAATACGCTTTACTTTATTGTTAGTTTGTTTTAGTACTTTACTATTCGGACAAAATCCGAACAAAAAAACGATGACCCCGGAAGTCTTTGATGAATGGTATGCTATTGATCAAAGTGCTATTTCCAATAATGGCGATTGGGTCGTTTATGCCTTAAGCAAAGAAGAGGGAGACGGTAGTTTGCACGTTTATCATACCCGTTCTGGAAAAACGATCGCTTTTCCAAGGGGAGAGGGAGGAACATTTAGCGAAGATAATCAGTACCTGATCTTTAAAATCAAACCCGTACTTGATACCCTAAAAGCAGAGAAGCGTAGGAAGGTAAAAACACCTGATCTTTCGAAAGACAGCCTGGGTATTTACCACCTGGCTACGGGAAAATTGGACAAATTCGCCAATGTCAAATCCTTTCAGTTGCCAGATAAATGGTCGGGATTTGTGGCTTATCAATTAGAGGCTGCCAAGCCTGCTAAAGGTTCCAAAAACAAAAAAGAAAGCAACGCCAATGGGACGGCCCTGGTCATACAAAACCTGGCAGCAGGAAAAGCCGACACCATCGCCTTCGTCAAGGATTATCAATTTGCCAAAGTAGGAAAACGCTTGCTTTTAAACACAAGTGGTAATGATTCTACCCTCCTGGCTGGCATTTATATATATGATTGTACCCCGATGGCGCTTCGCCCCTTATTTCGCCAAAAAGGAGATTATCCGCAGCTTTCATTTGATGAAAAGGGCCAGCAAGTCGCTTTCGTGGCTGATTTGGATACCACAAAAAATCAAATCCGCCCTTATGAACTCTATTATTGGAAGGAAGGGCCCGATACGGCGCGGCTGGTCGCCTCCAGTAGCAGTGCTTTCTTGCCTGCCAATTGGCTCCTGAGCAAAAATGCCCAACCCTTGTTTTCCAAAGATGGCAGCAAATTGTATTTCGGCATTGCCCCTCCTCCCCTACTCCCTGATACGACGCTTTTGCCAGAGGAGAAGCCAGTGGTAGAGGTTTGGACTTATACAGATCCGCTGCTTTACACCGAACAAAAAGTCCAACTCAATAGGGAAAAACGACGTTCTTATCTTTCTGTTTGGCATATTGCATCCAATAAAATGGTGGCTTTGGGTGATACTGAAACGCCTGAAGTCAGTATGGGGGATGAAGGAAATGCTAATGTGGGGCTTTCTTATAATGAGGTTCCATATTTACAGCGAACCTCCTGGGAAGATGGTCCAGGGTACAGGGATATTTACCGCATCAATGTGGCAAATGGGACCAAAACCCTGCTTAAAAAGGAAGTTAAGGGAAGCGCCCGGCTCTCTCCTGCTGCACAATATGCCTATTGGTACGATGCGGTGGATACTGCCTGGTATGCCATCCATCAAATGGATAAAACAGCCATTCCCATCACCAATAATAAAACGGTTGCCTTTTTTGACGAACTCGACGATCACCCCATGCTTCCTTCACCGCATGGTGTACTGGGCTGGTTGGCCAATGATGAGGCAATCCTTATTTATGACCAATATGACATTTGGAAGATTGATCCGAAAGGTAAAGCGGCACCGCAAAAACTCACCGATGGACGCAGTAAGAAAATTCGTTATCGCTACCTCCAACTGGATAGGGAAGAACGCTTTATTCTTCCAGACGCAACCCTAATGCTATTGCATTTTAATGAAACTACCAAAGAGCAGGGTTATAGTACCTTATCGCTAAAAACAGGGAAATTAAATTCTTTGTTTACAGAAAAAACCAGCCTGTCCAGAAGGCCGCTGAAAGCCAAAGACAGTAATGATCTGGTATTTACCAAAGAGGATTTCCAAACCTTCCCGGACCTCCTCCACACCAACCTTGACTTTAAAACGGTAAAAAGGGTGAGTCATGCCAATCCTCAGCAGGCGGACTATGCTTGGGGGACGATGGAAATGGTCGAATGGACTTCATTGGATGGCCAAAAGTTGCAAGGCTTGCTGGTCAAACCCGAAAATTTTGATCCGACCAAGAAATATCCACTACTCGTCAATTTTTATGAGCGAAGCAGCGATGGGTTGTATCAGCATCGCGCCCCCTACCCACATCGGTCCACTATCAATTATTCCTATTACGCCAATAGAGGATACGTCATTTTCAACCCTGATATCCCATATCGCATTGGCTATCCTGGGGAAAGTGCTTACAACGCGGTGATCCCAGGGGTTACCTATTTGATAAACCAGGGTTTTATTGATGAGGCGCGCATCGGCGTGCAAGGCCATAGCTGGGGTGGTTACCAAATTGCTTACCTGATTACCAAATCTAATATTTTCAAATGTGCGGAAGCGGGCGCACCAGTTGTCAATATGATAAGTGCATATGGTGGCATTCGCTGGGGCACAGGCGTTAGTCGTATGTTCCAATACGAACAATCGCAAAGTCGTATTGGTGGAACCCTTTGGGAGTATCCTATCCGCTATATCGAAAATTCTCCTATTTATTTTGCTGATAAAATTCAAACACCGGTCCTGATTATGCATAATGACAATGACAGCGCCGTTCCGTGGTACCAAGGCATCGAGTTCTTCGTCGCTATGCGCCGCCTGGGCAAGCCGGCCTGGCTGCTCAACTACAACGGAGAGCCCCATTGGCCCGTCAAACGCCCCAACCGCCTCGATTTCAACCTGCGTATGCAACAGTTCTTTGACCATTACCTCATGGATCAGCCCAAGCCTGTTTGGATGGAAAATGGGGTGCCTGCAATTAAGAAGGGCATTGAGGAAGGGACGGAGTTGCTTGGGGAGAAGGAGTGA
- a CDS encoding DUF763 domain-containing protein — translation MRTNAHADLPLHNGHVPPWLASRMATLGRAIVESIVLEYGKAEFMKRISDPLWFQSFGAVMGMDWHSSGITTSVVGALKRAINPISHALGIYVCGGRGKHSRKTPNELMQIADKTGLDGQHLVRCSRLAAKVDNTAIQDGFQIYLHSFILTSEGDWAIVQQGMNAETGYARRYHWHAAEFESFIKDPHTSVCGVNQGLILNLSHREAAKTQTGILDIVQQHPTRMLQEIRKISMPAHHDVKSKDVDLRRLGSVIALANERELLDFESVLLLEGLGPRTLQSLTLVSEVIHGTPSRFEDPARFSFAHGGKDGNPFPVPLKVYDETVATLRKAVEKAKIGYSDRQKAIKSLHDTAERLEKNFVPNDNFEKLIEKEWQDTHKYGGRTVMDDWKTGQSFFSFEATKDNKRKTKRPAKPTNQLRLF, via the coding sequence ATGCGTACTAATGCTCATGCCGACCTTCCACTTCACAATGGCCACGTACCACCCTGGCTAGCTAGCCGAATGGCTACGCTTGGACGCGCTATTGTGGAATCTATCGTGCTCGAATATGGCAAGGCCGAGTTCATGAAACGAATCAGTGATCCACTTTGGTTTCAATCCTTTGGTGCGGTTATGGGCATGGATTGGCATTCTTCGGGGATCACCACGTCTGTGGTAGGTGCCTTGAAGCGAGCCATTAACCCGATCAGTCATGCTTTAGGCATTTATGTATGTGGCGGCAGGGGAAAGCATTCTCGGAAGACACCTAACGAGTTAATGCAAATCGCGGATAAAACGGGGTTGGATGGCCAACATTTGGTGCGCTGTAGCCGCCTGGCTGCCAAAGTAGACAATACGGCCATTCAGGATGGTTTTCAGATTTATTTGCACTCCTTTATTCTAACTAGCGAAGGAGACTGGGCCATTGTTCAGCAAGGCATGAATGCAGAAACAGGCTATGCCCGTCGTTACCATTGGCATGCGGCGGAGTTTGAATCCTTTATAAAGGACCCGCATACCTCTGTTTGTGGTGTCAACCAAGGCTTGATTCTCAATTTGAGCCATCGCGAAGCAGCCAAAACCCAAACAGGCATCTTGGATATTGTGCAACAGCATCCGACGCGCATGCTTCAAGAAATTCGCAAGATAAGCATGCCGGCACACCACGATGTCAAATCTAAAGATGTAGACCTAAGGCGCCTGGGCAGCGTTATCGCCTTGGCCAATGAACGGGAATTACTGGATTTTGAGTCCGTGCTTTTACTGGAAGGCTTAGGCCCCCGGACACTCCAATCTTTGACTTTGGTGAGTGAAGTCATCCATGGTACGCCCTCTCGGTTCGAAGACCCCGCCCGTTTTTCCTTCGCACATGGCGGAAAAGACGGCAATCCCTTCCCCGTTCCCTTAAAAGTATATGACGAAACGGTCGCAACGCTTCGAAAAGCAGTGGAGAAAGCTAAAATCGGGTACTCGGATCGCCAAAAAGCGATTAAAAGCCTTCACGATACCGCAGAACGCCTTGAAAAAAATTTTGTTCCGAATGATAATTTTGAAAAGCTAATTGAAAAAGAATGGCAGGATACTCATAAATATGGTGGCCGAACCGTCATGGATGATTGGAAAACAGGGCAAAGCTTTTTCTCCTTTGAAGCAACGAAAGATAATAAGCGGAAAACTAAAAGACCGGCAAAACCAACCAACCAACTGCGCTTATTTTAG